The proteins below come from a single Polynucleobacter sp. MWH-UH23A genomic window:
- a CDS encoding phosphomannomutase/phosphoglucomutase — MQLSPSIFKAYDIRGIIDQTLDPSIAKLIGQAFGTEMRNLGETEIVIGRDGRLSGPSLIEALTEGLLSTGINVIDLGMVATPMVYFGANQVLDGKKPKSGIMITGSHNPPNYNGFKMVLGGAAIYGAQIQDLRKRIEAKDFATGKGTRSTFDIFPMYLRHIVGDVKLARPMKIAVDCGNGVGGAFAGQLFRALGCEVQELFCEVDGHFPNHHPDPAHLENLQDLIKNLQTTDNELGLAFDGDADRLGVVTKDGQVIFPDRQMMLFAKDVLSRNAGGQIIYDVKCTRNLASWVKQHGGEPLMWKTGHSLVKAKLKETGAPLAGEMSGHIFFKDRWFGFDDGLYTGARLLEILSKEKDSNKTLNDLPNAICTPELQLACAEGEPFELLEVIKASAKFPTSESINTIDGVRVEYADGFGLARPSNTTPVVVMRFEADSEEAIARIQAEFKAVLLAAKPDAKLPF; from the coding sequence ATGCAACTGTCACCATCAATTTTTAAAGCCTACGATATTCGCGGCATCATTGATCAAACGCTCGATCCATCAATTGCCAAACTGATTGGCCAAGCATTTGGTACTGAGATGCGCAATCTTGGCGAAACTGAAATCGTGATTGGTCGTGATGGTCGCTTATCTGGGCCCAGCCTGATTGAAGCATTGACTGAAGGCTTACTGTCTACTGGTATTAATGTGATTGACCTGGGAATGGTTGCTACACCAATGGTCTACTTTGGTGCTAATCAAGTACTTGATGGCAAAAAGCCCAAGTCAGGCATCATGATTACCGGGAGTCATAACCCGCCAAACTACAACGGTTTTAAGATGGTTCTCGGTGGTGCCGCGATTTATGGCGCTCAGATTCAGGATCTACGCAAGCGCATTGAAGCCAAAGACTTTGCTACAGGCAAAGGAACTCGCAGCACGTTCGACATTTTCCCGATGTACCTCAGGCATATTGTTGGCGATGTCAAACTAGCTCGCCCCATGAAAATTGCCGTTGATTGCGGCAATGGCGTTGGCGGTGCATTTGCGGGTCAATTATTTAGAGCGCTCGGTTGTGAAGTACAAGAGCTCTTTTGTGAAGTCGATGGACATTTTCCGAATCATCACCCAGATCCTGCGCATCTTGAGAACTTACAGGATCTCATTAAAAACCTACAAACTACTGATAACGAACTTGGTTTAGCTTTTGATGGTGATGCCGATCGACTTGGTGTGGTCACTAAAGATGGTCAAGTCATTTTCCCTGACCGCCAAATGATGCTGTTTGCCAAAGATGTTCTATCTCGTAATGCTGGTGGCCAGATTATTTATGACGTCAAATGTACTCGCAACTTAGCCTCCTGGGTTAAGCAGCATGGTGGTGAGCCACTCATGTGGAAAACAGGTCACTCTTTAGTAAAAGCCAAACTTAAGGAAACTGGTGCCCCCCTTGCTGGTGAAATGTCTGGCCATATCTTCTTTAAAGACCGTTGGTTTGGATTTGATGATGGTCTTTATACTGGCGCAAGATTGCTAGAGATTCTTTCTAAAGAAAAAGATTCAAACAAGACACTCAACGATTTACCCAATGCCATTTGCACCCCTGAGTTGCAATTAGCATGCGCTGAAGGTGAGCCTTTTGAACTCTTGGAAGTCATCAAAGCCAGCGCCAAGTTCCCCACTTCTGAATCGATTAATACGATTGATGGCGTGCGAGTTGAGTATGCTGATGGCTTTGGTCTTGCTAGACCATCGAATACCACTCCGGTAGTGGTGATGCGTTTTGAGGCTGATAGTGAAGAAGCGATTGCCCGTATTCAGGCGGAGTTTAAAGCAGTATTGTTGGCGGCTAAGCCAGATGCAAAGTTGCCGTTTTAG
- the pgi gene encoding glucose-6-phosphate isomerase: MSLRPSQTTQNLPKTAIAAVDVVLDTAYQNISTAQWEDLFSFARKAKLPEFIADMFAGKHINQSEDRPALHSALRNLSKDPVLLDGKDVMPAVSEVWHRIEALCNKWVGVTDVIHIGIGGSDFGPRLAIEALAHVSGIESHGMRMHFLANIDTAELARILNRALPHSTRVIIVSKSFTTLETTMNAKAVAAWLKENGLTNSQISKALYAVTANVPAAKAFGVEKDHIFPFWDWVGGRYSVWSAVGLPIALQYGFKTFEEFLAGAHAMDVHFRNAPLEENLPVIMALALLHQQEKHHIKAYSAIPYADALDWFPKWLQQLDMESNGKSIGKDGKPVKHSSPVVFGSAGSNAQHSYFQLFHQGPEIIPIDFIAVRKPMSDRPEAVAHHRILLSNCLAQAQALAHGKSADNPNDVYPGKRPSNLLLLPELNAFYLGALLALYENRAATLGALWNINSFDQPGVEYGKVLAKPIEKALSSGESNIQASDSIDAVTAARINLLNQ, from the coding sequence ATGTCCTTACGGCCTTCCCAAACTACACAAAACCTACCTAAGACCGCTATTGCGGCTGTAGATGTCGTTTTAGATACGGCCTATCAAAATATCAGCACAGCACAGTGGGAAGATCTCTTTTCATTTGCCCGCAAAGCGAAGCTGCCTGAATTTATTGCTGATATGTTTGCTGGCAAACATATCAACCAAAGTGAAGATCGCCCTGCGCTTCACTCCGCACTGCGCAACCTTTCAAAAGACCCCGTTCTCTTAGACGGCAAAGATGTCATGCCAGCCGTTAGTGAAGTTTGGCATCGCATCGAAGCGCTTTGCAATAAATGGGTTGGCGTTACCGATGTCATTCATATCGGCATTGGCGGCTCTGACTTTGGCCCCCGTTTGGCGATTGAGGCACTTGCGCACGTATCAGGTATCGAAAGCCATGGCATGCGCATGCATTTTCTTGCCAATATTGATACCGCAGAGTTAGCACGGATACTAAATCGTGCATTACCCCACAGCACCAGAGTCATCATTGTCTCTAAGTCATTTACGACCTTAGAGACCACTATGAACGCCAAAGCGGTCGCAGCTTGGCTCAAAGAGAATGGTCTCACCAATAGTCAAATTAGCAAGGCCCTCTATGCAGTGACCGCTAATGTGCCAGCGGCAAAGGCATTTGGTGTTGAAAAAGACCACATCTTCCCATTTTGGGACTGGGTTGGCGGTCGCTACTCCGTGTGGTCAGCCGTAGGCCTGCCGATTGCTTTGCAATATGGCTTTAAGACCTTTGAAGAGTTCTTGGCTGGCGCACATGCCATGGATGTGCATTTCAGAAATGCCCCTCTAGAAGAAAACCTTCCAGTCATCATGGCACTTGCCCTGTTGCATCAACAAGAAAAACATCACATTAAAGCGTACTCCGCTATCCCGTATGCTGATGCATTAGATTGGTTTCCAAAGTGGTTGCAGCAACTAGACATGGAAAGTAATGGTAAGAGTATCGGCAAAGATGGTAAACCCGTTAAGCATTCGTCGCCAGTAGTCTTTGGTAGCGCCGGTAGTAATGCTCAGCACTCCTACTTTCAACTGTTTCATCAAGGCCCTGAAATCATCCCCATTGATTTCATTGCAGTACGCAAACCCATGAGTGATCGCCCAGAAGCTGTAGCACATCACCGTATCTTACTCTCCAATTGCCTGGCACAAGCTCAGGCTTTGGCTCATGGCAAGTCAGCAGACAACCCAAATGACGTTTACCCTGGCAAGCGGCCAAGTAATTTATTGCTGCTACCCGAGCTCAACGCCTTCTATCTCGGCGCCCTGCTTGCCCTATATGAGAACCGTGCAGCCACTTTAGGTGCATTATGGAATATCAATAGCTTTGATCAACCAGGTGTGGAATACGGCAAAGTCCTTGCTAAGCCAATTGAAAAAGCACTTAGCAGTGGCGAGAGCAATATTCAAGCAAGTGACAGCATCGATGCGGTTACTGCAGCACGCATTAATCTTCTTAATCAATAA
- a CDS encoding NAD(P)/FAD-dependent oxidoreductase, whose translation MEQVDCVVVGAGVVGLAVAREMALQGRETILLERENAFGTISSARNSEVIHAGIYYPKDSLKAKLCVEGNRLLYEYCRNHQVATQPYGKLIVASDETQMNDLQAIFYKAQQNGVPHIKLITEQEAKTLEPNLNCFAAILSSTTGIVDSHGYMLSLLGGFEDAGGMVAYQSPLLSAKPIGNNAQNGYQLEIGGADGMQIQTKLLVNCAGMSAPAVAQKIEGLSNDQIPKAYFAKGNYFSLSGKSPFSHLIYPIPEPGGLGVHLTLDMGGQAKFGPDVEWLDIDREEQIDYTVDPKRGEGFYEAVRRYWPGLKDGALQPDYSGVRAKIVPPNAPAGDFCFNTPQEHGMQGLFNLYGFESPGLTSSLAIAKYLEAQIKSSL comes from the coding sequence ATGGAGCAGGTTGATTGTGTTGTCGTTGGTGCTGGAGTGGTTGGTCTAGCTGTAGCTAGAGAGATGGCACTACAAGGTCGTGAAACCATTTTGCTTGAGCGTGAAAACGCTTTTGGCACCATCAGCAGCGCAAGAAATAGTGAAGTCATTCATGCTGGTATTTATTACCCAAAGGATTCTCTAAAAGCCAAGTTATGCGTTGAGGGTAACCGACTGCTATATGAGTATTGCCGCAATCATCAGGTGGCTACACAACCATATGGCAAGCTTATCGTTGCTAGTGATGAGACCCAGATGAATGACTTGCAAGCCATTTTTTATAAAGCGCAACAAAATGGTGTGCCTCATATCAAGCTCATTACCGAACAAGAGGCTAAGACCTTAGAGCCAAATCTCAACTGTTTTGCAGCCATTCTTTCTTCCACCACAGGCATCGTAGATAGTCATGGTTATATGCTCTCGTTGCTGGGGGGCTTTGAGGATGCGGGTGGTATGGTTGCTTACCAATCTCCATTACTCAGCGCGAAGCCGATTGGTAATAATGCGCAGAATGGTTATCAATTAGAAATTGGTGGTGCGGATGGCATGCAAATCCAAACAAAACTTCTCGTTAATTGTGCGGGTATGAGTGCACCAGCAGTAGCACAAAAGATTGAAGGCCTTTCAAATGATCAAATCCCAAAAGCTTATTTTGCAAAAGGAAATTACTTTTCTCTCTCTGGCAAATCACCATTTAGCCATTTGATTTATCCAATTCCTGAACCTGGTGGCCTTGGTGTGCATCTTACTTTGGATATGGGTGGTCAAGCTAAGTTTGGTCCTGATGTCGAGTGGCTGGATATTGATCGTGAAGAGCAAATCGATTACACCGTTGATCCCAAACGAGGCGAGGGCTTTTATGAAGCAGTTAGACGCTACTGGCCCGGCCTCAAAGATGGGGCCTTGCAACCGGATTATTCTGGGGTGAGGGCCAAAATTGTTCCGCCTAATGCGCCAGCGGGGGACTTTTGCTTCAATACACCCCAAGAGCATGGTATGCAGGGACTCTTTAATCTATATGGCTTTGAGTCGCCTGGATTAACGTCTAGCTTGGCTATTGCTAAGTATTTAGAGGCTCAAATCAAAAGTTCTCTATAA